From the Methylobacterium currus genome, one window contains:
- a CDS encoding c-type cytochrome → MRTVKIVLATLLSAGVLSAMIAAAVIYAGLFNVAATDPHWPATYWVLERARVRSIQMHAAGLTPPADYDAPSRIVAAVGHFSEHCATCHGAPGAKQSDVAEGMYPRPPNLKEAAGRYTSGELFWILKHGIKMSGMPSMASDGDAMLWSTVAFLEKLPRMSDEAYNDLWMQAQAAGSQGGMNHGAMNMDGVGPAGQSADDHTGAPAGTGAGSAQTPAGHSHK, encoded by the coding sequence ATGAGAACCGTCAAGATTGTCCTCGCCACTCTGCTGTCGGCTGGCGTCCTGTCCGCCATGATCGCAGCCGCAGTGATCTACGCTGGCCTCTTCAACGTGGCGGCCACAGACCCACATTGGCCTGCAACCTACTGGGTGCTGGAGCGGGCGCGCGTGCGCTCGATCCAGATGCACGCGGCCGGGCTCACTCCTCCGGCTGACTATGACGCGCCGAGCAGGATTGTCGCGGCGGTCGGGCACTTCTCCGAGCATTGCGCAACCTGTCACGGTGCGCCAGGCGCCAAGCAGAGCGACGTGGCCGAGGGCATGTATCCACGCCCTCCCAATCTGAAGGAGGCCGCGGGCCGCTATACCTCAGGCGAGCTATTTTGGATCCTGAAGCACGGGATCAAGATGAGCGGCATGCCGTCGATGGCGAGCGATGGCGACGCGATGCTTTGGTCGACCGTGGCGTTCCTGGAGAAGCTGCCGCGGATGTCGGACGAGGCCTACAACGATCTGTGGATGCAGGCTCAGGCGGCGGGCAGCCAGGGCGGCATGAACCACGGCGCGATGAACATGGACGGCGTCGGCCCTGCGGGCCAGTCCGCGGACGACCACACGGGGGCACCTGCGGGCACAGGTGCTGGGAGCGCGCAGACGCCAGCGGGACACAGTCACAAGTAG
- a CDS encoding copper-binding protein: protein MKRIVLMLAAGLALGQLAPFTSIAEAAWWESVQPEARVWIKKVDPDYQKYRSDDERPWISAEVHGVDVENGALTIHHDSLPKVGMPAMTMSFPVRESVHFNMLKPGDKVQVQVADVGGVIRIINYRMQH, encoded by the coding sequence ATGAAGCGCATCGTACTAATGCTCGCCGCGGGGCTCGCTCTCGGTCAGTTGGCGCCATTCACGAGCATCGCTGAGGCCGCGTGGTGGGAGAGCGTTCAGCCAGAGGCACGCGTCTGGATAAAAAAGGTCGACCCCGATTACCAGAAGTACCGCTCCGACGACGAGCGCCCCTGGATTAGCGCCGAGGTCCACGGCGTCGATGTTGAGAATGGGGCATTGACGATTCACCATGACTCGCTGCCCAAGGTGGGCATGCCGGCGATGACGATGAGCTTCCCTGTGCGTGAGTCGGTCCACTTCAACATGCTCAAGCCGGGCGACAAGGTCCAGGTTCAGGTAGCCGATGTCGGCGGCGTGATAAGAATTATCAACTACCGCATGCAGCACTGA
- a CDS encoding adenylosuccinate synthase, with the protein MRRFAVPLLLALALTPGAVSAHGEAPRAAHGGLMQEAQELWVELVVKGADVAVYVVDQDRKPVPAAQISGTATVLAGGQSYKVELSAAGGEGVQGRLPAPVTGNVVATVALKVVGKAVSARFAGKA; encoded by the coding sequence ATGAGACGATTTGCCGTACCGCTGTTGCTCGCTCTGGCGCTGACGCCCGGCGCCGTCTCGGCGCATGGGGAGGCTCCCCGGGCGGCGCATGGCGGCCTGATGCAGGAAGCGCAGGAACTTTGGGTGGAACTTGTCGTGAAGGGCGCCGACGTGGCCGTCTACGTCGTTGATCAGGATCGCAAGCCTGTTCCGGCGGCACAGATCTCCGGCACTGCAACCGTGCTCGCCGGCGGTCAGAGCTACAAGGTCGAGCTGAGCGCGGCCGGCGGCGAGGGTGTCCAGGGTAGGCTGCCGGCTCCGGTTACAGGAAACGTTGTGGCGACGGTAGCGTTGAAGGTCGTCGGCAAAGCGGTCTCGGCCCGCTTCGCCGGCAAGGCGTGA
- a CDS encoding DUF4082 domain-containing protein, giving the protein MNCPTRILDLRSSTILSASGQLPGYGSSAPVGAVTTLPGGAETATTGPSKSQIAKLSGPITSAVAPTKSITTNTLTPNSLSTTGTATASTTNKIVLENQKVGNPVSEWGIDGSGSANIEGFATDISVNVGNTIDFKINTNSSNYRIDIYRLGYYGGLGARKIDTIQHTGVQNQPTPLRDGATGLVDAGNWSVSASWNVPADAVSGVYIAKLTRQDGTAGVNEIPFIVRDDASRSDIIFQTADQSWQAYNPWGGANFYGGNGPATGQGQGRAYAVSYNRPITTRGGGLAAGPQDYIYGAEFPAIMWLEQNGYDVSYMAGVDADRYGSLLKNHKMYLDVGHDEYWSGQQRTNVEAARDAGVNLSFWSGNEVYWRTRFANSISSDATPYRTLVSYKETWGANQDLDPTNQWTGTFRDPRGPAGTIGNNNPENSLTGTMFQVDSYVLDTITVPYDDANLRFWRNTSVANLQPGQTASLNKNYLGYEWDEAPDNANAPAGLVRLSSTTINEASYLQDYGNTVGKGTATHSLTLYRAPSGALVFGAGTVYWSWGLSANHDNEATPTDPRIQQAMVNLLADMGIQPQTLDPSLTPATASTDHTAPTSTITTPTTGTSVAAFTPVTITGTASDAGGGVVAGVEVSTDNGATWRAATGDEDWSYTFAPQVAGTYVIRTRATDDSVNVESPSAGRTLTVTSSPSQTLFPGSAKPKVVNTADTTSVELGVQFTSSAAGTVSGIRFYKGSQDTGTHTGTLWSSTGQKLATTTFTNETTDGWQTATFSNPVPITPGATYTASYYSTLGHYSSDVNYFNNTVTSGPLSAAGGSNGVFVYSNTSQFPTQSFNNTNFWVDVLFNPNGTTTNQAPTAVNDTGLAVTRNTAVTFGTSTLLANDTDPNGDPLTVTSVSGPTNGTVALNTTDSTVTFTPTTGYTGPAGFTYTISDGRGGTASANVALTVSAPGTAPVSLFSASATPASTNANDTSPVELGVKFQSSSAGTVSAIKFYKGTQDTGTHTGTLWSSSGQALATATFTNESASGWQTATFSNPVTLTPGATYTASYHTSVGRYSTTANGFANAVTSGPLTAPASGNGVYAYGGSSLFPTNTFQNTNYWVDVVFNPNSSATNQAPTAVNDTGPAVTRNTAVTFGTSTLLANDTDPNGDPLTVTSVSGPTNGTVALNTTDSTVTFTPTTGYTGPAGFTYTISDGRGGTASANVALTVSAPGTAPVSLFSASATPASTNANDTSPVELGVKFQSSSAGTVSAIKFYKGTQDTGTHTGTLWSSSGQALATATFTNESASGWQTATFSNPVTLTPGATYTASYHTSVGRYSTTANAFANAVTSGPLTAPASDASGGNGVYAYGSSSLFPTQSFNRSNYWVDVIFNPSAAA; this is encoded by the coding sequence GTGAACTGCCCGACGCGGATCCTCGACCTGCGGTCCAGCACCATCCTGTCGGCGAGCGGGCAATTGCCCGGCTACGGCAGCAGCGCCCCGGTGGGCGCCGTCACCACCCTGCCCGGCGGGGCAGAAACCGCCACGACCGGTCCGTCCAAGTCCCAGATCGCTAAGCTGAGCGGCCCGATCACCAGTGCGGTGGCTCCGACGAAGTCCATTACCACCAACACCCTGACGCCGAACTCGCTGAGCACCACCGGCACCGCCACCGCCTCGACCACCAACAAGATCGTCCTGGAGAACCAGAAGGTCGGCAATCCGGTCAGCGAGTGGGGCATCGATGGTAGTGGTAGCGCCAATATCGAAGGCTTTGCCACTGACATCAGCGTGAATGTTGGTAACACGATCGACTTCAAGATCAATACGAATTCGAGTAACTACCGGATCGACATCTACCGGCTCGGCTATTACGGGGGCTTGGGTGCGCGCAAGATCGACACGATCCAGCATACCGGGGTGCAGAACCAGCCGACGCCTTTGCGCGACGGGGCGACCGGCCTGGTCGATGCCGGCAACTGGTCGGTCTCAGCCTCCTGGAACGTGCCAGCGGATGCGGTCTCGGGCGTCTACATCGCCAAGCTGACGCGCCAGGACGGCACGGCAGGCGTCAACGAGATCCCGTTCATCGTCCGGGACGACGCAAGTCGCAGCGACATCATCTTCCAAACAGCCGACCAGAGTTGGCAGGCCTACAATCCCTGGGGCGGGGCGAACTTCTACGGCGGCAACGGACCGGCGACCGGCCAGGGCCAGGGGCGGGCGTATGCGGTCAGCTACAACCGGCCGATCACCACCCGGGGCGGCGGCCTCGCGGCCGGGCCCCAGGACTACATCTACGGCGCCGAGTTCCCGGCGATCATGTGGCTCGAGCAGAATGGCTACGACGTCTCCTACATGGCCGGCGTCGATGCTGACCGCTACGGCAGCCTGCTCAAGAACCACAAGATGTACCTCGATGTCGGCCACGACGAGTACTGGTCGGGCCAGCAGCGCACTAACGTCGAGGCGGCGCGGGACGCCGGCGTGAACCTGTCGTTCTGGAGCGGCAACGAGGTCTACTGGCGCACGCGGTTCGCCAATAGCATCAGCAGCGACGCCACGCCCTACCGCACGCTGGTCTCCTACAAGGAGACCTGGGGCGCCAACCAGGACCTCGACCCGACCAACCAGTGGACCGGGACCTTCCGCGACCCCCGCGGGCCGGCCGGGACGATCGGCAACAACAACCCGGAGAATTCCCTCACCGGCACGATGTTCCAGGTCGATTCCTACGTCCTCGACACGATCACGGTGCCGTACGACGACGCCAACCTGCGCTTCTGGCGCAATACCAGCGTCGCCAACCTGCAGCCGGGCCAGACCGCCTCGCTCAACAAGAACTATCTCGGCTACGAGTGGGACGAGGCACCCGACAACGCCAACGCCCCGGCCGGCCTGGTGCGCCTGTCCTCGACCACCATCAACGAGGCGAGCTACCTCCAAGATTATGGCAACACCGTCGGCAAGGGCACGGCGACCCACAGCCTGACGCTCTACCGCGCACCGAGCGGCGCCCTCGTGTTCGGGGCCGGCACGGTCTACTGGTCCTGGGGCCTGTCGGCCAACCATGACAACGAGGCGACGCCGACCGATCCGCGGATCCAGCAGGCGATGGTCAACCTGCTGGCCGATATGGGGATCCAGCCCCAGACCCTCGACCCGAGCCTCACCCCCGCCACCGCCTCGACCGACCACACGGCCCCGACCTCGACCATCACCACGCCGACCACCGGCACCAGCGTGGCGGCGTTCACGCCCGTCACGATCACCGGCACGGCGAGCGATGCGGGCGGGGGCGTGGTCGCGGGCGTCGAGGTCTCGACCGACAACGGCGCGACCTGGCGCGCGGCAACGGGCGACGAGGACTGGAGCTACACCTTCGCGCCGCAGGTCGCCGGCACCTACGTGATCCGCACCCGGGCGACGGACGACAGCGTCAACGTGGAGAGCCCTTCCGCCGGCAGGACCCTGACGGTGACGTCGTCGCCCTCCCAGACGCTGTTTCCGGGCTCGGCGAAGCCGAAGGTCGTCAACACTGCCGACACCACCTCGGTCGAGCTCGGCGTCCAGTTCACGAGCTCGGCCGCCGGCACGGTCAGCGGCATCCGCTTCTACAAGGGCTCGCAGGATACCGGCACCCATACCGGCACCCTGTGGTCGAGCACCGGGCAGAAGCTCGCCACCACGACCTTCACCAACGAGACCACGGATGGTTGGCAGACCGCCACCTTCTCGAACCCAGTCCCCATCACCCCGGGCGCGACCTACACCGCCTCGTACTACTCGACGCTTGGTCACTACTCGAGCGACGTGAACTACTTCAACAACACCGTGACCAGCGGCCCGCTCAGCGCCGCGGGCGGCAGCAATGGCGTCTTCGTCTACAGCAACACGAGCCAGTTCCCGACCCAGAGCTTCAATAACACTAATTTCTGGGTCGACGTGCTGTTCAATCCTAACGGCACCACGACGAACCAGGCCCCAACCGCCGTCAACGATACCGGCCTGGCGGTGACCCGCAACACCGCCGTCACCTTCGGGACGTCGACGCTTCTCGCCAACGACACCGACCCGAACGGCGACCCGCTGACGGTGACGAGCGTCAGCGGCCCCACCAACGGCACCGTCGCGCTCAACACCACCGACTCCACCGTCACCTTCACGCCGACGACCGGCTACACCGGTCCCGCCGGCTTCACCTACACGATCTCGGACGGGCGCGGCGGCACGGCGTCCGCCAACGTCGCCCTCACCGTCTCGGCGCCGGGCACCGCCCCGGTCAGCCTGTTCTCCGCCTCGGCGACCCCGGCTTCGACCAACGCCAACGACACCAGCCCGGTCGAGCTCGGCGTGAAATTCCAGAGCTCCAGCGCCGGCACAGTCAGCGCGATCAAGTTCTACAAGGGCACCCAGGACACCGGCACCCATACCGGCACACTCTGGTCGAGCTCGGGTCAGGCGCTCGCCACCGCCACCTTCACCAACGAGAGCGCGAGCGGTTGGCAGACCGCCACCTTCTCGAACCCGGTGACGCTGACGCCTGGCGCCACCTACACCGCCTCCTACCACACCAGTGTCGGCCGTTACTCGACGACGGCGAACGGCTTCGCCAACGCGGTCACGAGTGGGCCGCTCACCGCGCCGGCCTCCGGCAACGGCGTCTACGCCTATGGCGGCTCCAGCCTGTTCCCGACCAACACCTTCCAGAACACCAACTACTGGGTCGACGTCGTCTTCAACCCGAACAGCAGCGCCACAAACCAGGCCCCAACCGCCGTCAACGACACCGGTCCGGCGGTGACCCGCAACACCGCTGTCACCTTCGGGACGTCGACGCTTCTCGCCAACGACACCGACCCGAACGGCGACCCGCTGACGGTGACGAGCGTCAGCGGCCCCACCAACGGCACCGTCGCGCTCAACACCACCGACTCCACCGTCACCTTCACGCCGACGACCGGCTACACCGGTCCCGCCGGCTTCACCTACACGATCTCGGACGGGCGCGGCGGCACGGCGTCCGCCAACGTCGCCCTCACCGTCTCGGCGCCGGGCACCGCCCCGGTCAGCCTGTTCTCCGCCTCGGCGACCCCGGCTTCGACCAACGCCAACGACACCAGCCCGGTCGAGCTCGGCGTGAAATTCCAGAGCTCCAGCGCCGGCACAGTCAGCGCGATCAAGTTCTACAAGGGCACCCAGGACACCGGCACCCATACCGGCACACTCTGGTCGAGCTCGGGTCAGGCGCTCGCCACCGCCACCTTCACCAA
- a CDS encoding outer membrane protein: MPLLLACGLMSAVASGAAEAADLPPSAPLPELRGSLTADVEVSGFYLRGDIGFSNQTVERLSNSLDALGTIEKVNLGFAGAPLAGGGVGYRFNRWFRADVTGEYRSAAAFTGLERYRDASLSLGYGTDEYTASKREVAVLLNGYVDLGSWYGLTPFLGAGVGAARITLDNFKDTNVVTQGLAYAKAGSKTNLAWALHAGVGYEVSPSFTVELAYRYLNLGDGRTGTVYNYAGQCGSCEALTFKNVDSHDVKLGLRWTPGAAAVPAEQAPLVRRY; the protein is encoded by the coding sequence ATGCCCCTCCTGCTCGCTTGCGGCCTGATGAGCGCGGTCGCATCGGGTGCCGCAGAGGCCGCCGACCTGCCGCCGAGCGCACCGCTGCCGGAACTGCGCGGAAGTCTGACGGCGGATGTCGAGGTCTCGGGTTTCTATCTGCGCGGCGACATTGGTTTCAGCAACCAAACCGTGGAACGGCTGTCTAACAGCTTGGACGCGCTCGGCACCATCGAGAAGGTCAATCTCGGCTTCGCGGGCGCACCGCTCGCCGGAGGCGGTGTTGGCTACCGATTCAACCGATGGTTTCGAGCCGACGTCACGGGCGAGTATCGCAGTGCCGCCGCGTTCACTGGGCTGGAACGCTACCGCGACGCGAGCCTGTCGCTCGGTTACGGCACCGACGAGTACACCGCGTCGAAGCGTGAAGTGGCCGTGCTTCTCAACGGCTACGTCGATCTCGGAAGTTGGTATGGCCTCACGCCCTTCCTCGGCGCCGGCGTCGGCGCTGCGCGGATCACGCTCGACAATTTCAAGGATACCAACGTCGTCACGCAGGGCCTCGCCTACGCGAAAGCAGGTTCCAAGACGAACCTTGCTTGGGCGCTGCACGCAGGCGTCGGCTACGAGGTGAGCCCGAGCTTCACCGTCGAGCTAGCCTACCGCTACCTCAATCTCGGCGACGGAAGGACCGGCACGGTCTACAACTACGCCGGCCAGTGCGGGTCCTGCGAGGCGCTGACTTTCAAGAACGTCGACTCGCACGACGTGAAGCTCGGCTTGCGCTGGACGCCCGGGGCCGCGGCCGTTCCGGCCGAACAGGCACCCCTGGTGCGCCGGTACTGA
- a CDS encoding transposase: protein MTTSRFTEEQIAFAPKQTETGTPVAEVLRRMGISEQTVYRWEKLYGGLGTGELRRDPPPRKRGRISARSAS, encoded by the coding sequence GTGACGACGAGCAGGTTTACTGAGGAGCAGATCGCCTTCGCGCCGAAGCAGACCGAGACCGGAACGCCGGTGGCGGAGGTGCTGCGCCGGATGGGGATCTCCGAGCAGACGGTCTACCGCTGGGAAAAGCTCTACGGCGGCCTCGGCACGGGCGAGCTACGGCGTGATCCTCCTCCGCGAAAGCGGGGAAGGATCAGCGCACGATCCGCTTCTTGA